In one Oncorhynchus nerka isolate Pitt River linkage group LG7, Oner_Uvic_2.0, whole genome shotgun sequence genomic region, the following are encoded:
- the LOC115132778 gene encoding cytochrome c oxidase subunit NDUFA4-like, producing the protein MIRIAMGHAKKHPGLIPQFLVVLLGIGGASMYLCRLANGPHVNWNKKNNPEPWNQLDPTYQYKFVAIGTDYKNLKKEGPQF; encoded by the exons ATGATTAGAATAGCGATGGGACACGCAAAGAAGCATCCAGGG CTCATCCCCCAGTTCCTTGTCGTCTTGTTGGGAATAGGAGGAGCCTCTATGTACTTGTGCCGTCTTGCAAATGGGCCCCATGTTAA CTGGAACAAGAAGAACAACCCTGAGCCCTGGAATCAACTTGACCCTACCTACCAGTACAAG TTTGTGGCCATAGGCACAGACTACAAGAACCTGAAGAAGGAGGGACCTCAATTCTGA